Proteins encoded by one window of Fusarium graminearum PH-1 chromosome 1, whole genome shotgun sequence:
- a CDS encoding histone deacetylase RPD3, translated as MGDDIRVELGSVALNASSPKKVAYFYDSDIGNYAYVTGHPMKPHRIRLAHSLIMQYNLYQKMEIYRAKPATRGEMTQFHTDDYIDFLQKVTPDNMDSFMREQGKYNVGDDCPVFDGLFEFCGISAGGSMEGAARLNRQKCDIAINWAGGLHHAKKCEASGFCYVNDIVLGILELLRFKKRVLYIDIDVHHGDGVEEAFYTTDRVMTVSFHKYGEYFPGTGELRDTGIGQGKNYAVNFPLRDGITDASYRSIFQPVIENVMKYYQPEAVVLQCGGDSLSGDRLGCFNLSMDGHANCVNFVKSFNLPTLVLGGGGYTMRNVARTWAFETGVLVGKEMDRTLPYNEYYEYYAPDFELNVRSSNMENSNSREYLEKITSSVIDNLRQTGPAPSVQLQDVPRKPFGGMTDEEEAELDDLDEDENKDVRMTEHRWDKHVEHDNEFEASDDDEMARVNGATRQNGNKRSFTDYRKGEMDVDNPDAPPAKAPNGASNDEAAEEHTGEDGHDVNDDTIDDISAPDQPEKDQPEKATETPTENAKEPELSKVDGDGDVGMEDSAVEETTIKKEDVEPEAPEAPTEPSAPTEKSAQDEPTVEAAANDAATTEPIPEPTPAEKPAESTEKAQSEQPADAMDVDTEKDKPEQPKEKSKSPAN; from the exons ATGGGCGACGACATTCGTGTTGAGCTCGGCTCAGTCGCGCTCAATGCCTCATCGCCCAAGAAGGTTGCTTACTTTTACGATTCTGACATTGGTAACTATGCCTACGTTACTGGCCATCCCATGAAGCCTCATCGCATTCGGCTGGCGCATAGCTTGATCATGCAGTACAACCTGTaccagaagatggagatttAC CGCGCGAAACCTGCGACCCGAGGCGAAATGACCCAATTTCACACGGACGACTACATCGACTTCCTGCAAAAAGTCACGCCAGACAATATGGACAGCTTCATGAGGGAGCAAGGAAAATACAACGTCGGAGATGATTGCCCTGTATTTGACGGTCTCTTCGAGTTTTGTGGTATCAGTGCGGGCGGTAGCATGGAGGGCGCTGCGCGACTCAACCGCCAAAAATGcgacatcgccatcaatTGGGCTGGTGGTCTGCATCACGCCAAAAAATGCGAAGCCAGTGGTTTCTGCTACGTCAACG ATATCgttctcggcatccttgagctcctccgATTCAAAAAGCGGGTCCTCTACATCGATATCGACGTCCATCacggtgatggtgttgaggaagCCTTCTATACCACCGACCGTGTCATGACTGTTTCTTTCCACAAGTATGGCGAGTACTTCCCTGGTACTGGTGAGCTGAGGGATACCGGTATTGGCCAAGGAAAGAATTACGCTGTGAATTTCCCTCTTCGAGATGGTATCACCGATGCGTCATACCGCTCAATCTTCCAGCCTGTCATTGAGAATGTCATGAAGTATTACCAGCCCgaggctgttgttcttcagtGTGGTGGTGACAGTCTTTCAGGTGATAGACTGGGTTGTTTCAACTTGAGTATGGATGGTCACGCCAACTGCGTGAACTTTGTCAAGAGTTTTAACCTCCCTACCCTTGTTCTCGGTGGAGGTGGCTATACAATGCGAAATGTCGCGCGTACATGGGCATTTGAAACTGGTGTTCTTGTCGGCAAGGAGATGGACCGAACATTGCCGTACAATGAATACTACGAA TACTATGCTCCTGACTTTGAGCTGAACGTCCGATCCTCAAACATGGAGAACTCCAACAGCCGAGAATATCTCGAGAAGATAACTTCATCAGTCATTGATAATCTCCGACAAACTGGACCCGCGCCGTCAGTGCAACTGCAGGACGTCCCACGAAAACCTTTTGGCGGCAtgaccgacgaggaggaagctgagctggatgatctcgatgaggacgagaacaaggatgtcCGCATGACGGAACACCGCTGGGACAAGCATGTTGAACATGACAACGAGTTTGAAgccagcgacgatgacgagatggCTCGCGTCAATGGTGCTACTCGCCAGAACGGTAACAAGCGCAGCTTTACTGATTACCGCAAGGGAGAAATGGATGTCGATAACCCCGACGCCCCCCCTGCTAAAGCCCCCAATGGTGCTTCTAATGATGAGGCTGCCGAGGAACACACTGGCGAGGACGGACACGATGTGAATGACGATACTATCGATGACATTTCGGCTCCCGATCAGCCTGAGAAAGACCAACCAGAGAAAGCGACCGAAACCCCTACTGAGAATGCGAAGGAACCCGAGCTATCAaaggttgatggagatggcgatgtgGGTATGGAGGACTCAGCAGTCGAAGAGACAaccatcaagaaggaggatgtTGAGCCTGAAGCACCTGAAGCACCCACTGAACCTTCAGCGCCAACAGAAAAGTCTGCACAGGACGAGCCGACTGTCGAAGCGGCGGCTAACGACGCTGCTACTACAGAACCAATCCCAGAGCCGACACCTGCCGAAAAGCCTGCAGAGTCAACTGAGAAAGCTCAAAGCGAACAGCCTGCCGATGCTATGGACGTTGACACGGAGAAAGATAAGCCAGAGCAacccaaggagaagagcaagagccCAGCAAACTAG
- a CDS encoding 26S proteasome non-ATPase regulatory subunit 14: protein MERFRSLLGNGGMGLGGAAHGTDNTNLIDNSETVYISSLALLKMLRHGRAGVPMEVMGLMLGEFVDDFTVKVMDVFAMPQSGTGVSVEAVDPVFQTKMMDMLRQTGRPESVVGWYHSHPGFGCWLSSVDINTQQSFEQLNPRAVAVVIDPIQSVKGKVVIDAFRLINPQLLMLGQEPRQSTSNLGHLNKPSIQALIHGLNRHYYSIGIDYRKTALEENMLMNLHKHVWTEALEMNDFRHEGCKNKDRLQQLVTLADGYEKRVKEETELTKDQLKTRYVGKLDPKKHLEDVGQELIEDNIVSVSRQMIDREATMPKRETPAGSKGQVNGEEMDVEEEL from the exons ATGGAGCGATTCAGGAGTTTACTTGGCAACGGCGGTATGGGCCTAGGAGGAGCTGCTCATGGAACT gacaacaccaacctGATCGACAACTCCGAAACAGTCTACATCTCCTCCCTCGCCCTCCTCAAAATGCTTCGACACGGCCGCGCAGGTGTGCCCATGGAAGTCATGGGTCTGATGCTGGGCGAGTTCGTGGACGACTTTACCGTCAAGGTTATGGATGTGTTTGCCATGCCCCAGAGTGGTACCGGTGTTAGTGTCGAGGCCGTCGATCCTGTTTTCcagacgaagatgatggatatgCTTCGACAGACAGGAAG ACCCGAGTCGGTTGTCGGATGGTACCACTCGCATCCCGGTTTCGGTTGCTGGCTTTCGTCGGTTGACATCAACACCCAGCAATCATTCGAGCAATTGAACCCCCGTGCTGTAGCTGTCGTCATCGACCCCATCCAGTCCGTCAAGGGCAAAGTCGTCATTGACGCTTTCCGACTCATAAACCCTCAGCTTTTGATGCTTGGGCAAGAGCCACGACAAAGCACAAGCAACTTGGGCCATCTCAACAAACCCTCAATTCAAGCTCTTATCCACGGCTTGAATCGACACTACTACTCAATCGGCATCGACTACCGCAAGACGGCTCTCGAGGAGAACATGCTCATGAACCTGCACAAACATGTGTGGACCGAGGCTTTGGAGATGAATGATTTCCGGCATGAGGGttgcaagaacaaggatcGACTGCAACAGCTGGTTACATTGGCGGACGGCTACGAGAAGCGTGTGAAGGAGGAGACCGAGTTGACCAAAGATCAGCTTAAGACTCGATATGTGGGCAAGTTGGATCCcaagaagcatctcgaaGATGTTGGCCAGGAGCTCATCGAGGACAACATTGTTTCCGTGTCGAGACAAATGATCGACAGGGAGGCGACCATGCCCAAAAGGGAGACGCCAGCAGGGTCTAAGGGACAAGTGAATGGCGAGGAGATGGACGTGGAGGAGGAGTTATGA